Proteins found in one Planctomycetes bacterium MalM25 genomic segment:
- a CDS encoding Glycosyl hydrolases family 2, sugar binding domain → MPQFRRMLFSPSFAWALLTIFLLIDMAAAQDLVKQFITPPNRHRPETWFHLIGGNVNKEKLTADLEAVSSAGLKGIQLFHGRGRKWPGVSPQIQSLSPQWEAMIDHVANESRRLGLRFTMQNCPGWAMSGGPWITPDKAMRHVISSRTVVSGGEQVFLALDTPQPCEEPWRDYRDIAVLAFPTPEGDRNNWLSPVKVRSNRAGNWRELLAREDGVSVRLEAADEPVWVEFEFSTPLAIRSIELPPVELLMARRNFDPETRILVQAATESGWVDLANHSVPRGTWQDRQPEYPLVLAVSDAKASRYRILFDNQYPIDLSYLRLSSAARMHDWRGQAGFALRSLKRNDTPEQAPEAWVSRSSIIDLSERVDDQGRLTWEAPSGDWTIVRFGHVNTGVKNKPAPPEATGFECDKLSPAGAEQHFAGYLGRVTRAGGPADRGRLHGMLIDSWECYTQTWTPLMERAFEERQGYRLRPWLPALAGWVIDSPHASERFLRDWRATISDLLVENYFGRMAQLSRDQGLRVSFETALGDVSPGDILEYFGRADIPMCEFWQPNDPHYGGLEAKPIAPTVSAAHIYGKPRIAAEAFTNIPNRWKDHPFALKNFADRAFSQGVTQLVFHTYTHNPSDLPPGSSFGSSIGSPFLRNQTWWKHMPLFTEYLARCQLMLEQGQPVADVLWYLGDDLDHKPRQDTAFPTGYRYDYLNADALKHRITVSKGLLRVPEGTAWRVLWLAPEQCRRLTPDTLEAIKRLLHAGATVIGVPPESNPSLSRSSHANLTFDALVNELWGPHPKESGRRAIGSGTLLWGGDLRTTLVDLGIQPDVAGARSAVWNHRDVGSTQIYFVAADRLGSLDANLRFRAKGSPEFWDPMTGQVRRAAVYWQGEHGTTVAMQLPAAGSTFVVFHHEPASPAYTSFSFNGKVLVDSTDTSRVDTGKPFPHFGLSQHEPIQPWIDPPPLVGCMLPDGKRYIAWNDGIYRFGRKNREALVLSISGTKTIGLEEDWELSFPPGWGVPDRLFLDKIQPWSDLPHEAVRHFSGSAIYKMNRAAPSLAEDERLWLDLGRVGDIATVSVNGAEVATLWAPPFRVDITPYAKEENLEISVEVTNTWHNRLVYDAIQPVGGRKTWTIHPPDADSALTCSGIKGPVSLRVAKVVDLPAGP, encoded by the coding sequence ATGCCCCAATTTCGCAGAATGCTGTTTTCGCCAAGTTTTGCTTGGGCGCTGCTTACCATCTTCTTGCTTATCGATATGGCGGCAGCCCAGGACCTGGTCAAGCAGTTCATTACGCCGCCAAACAGGCATCGACCCGAGACCTGGTTCCATCTGATCGGCGGTAATGTCAATAAGGAGAAGTTGACAGCCGACCTCGAGGCAGTTTCATCAGCCGGACTGAAAGGCATCCAGTTGTTCCATGGCCGTGGCAGAAAGTGGCCTGGCGTCTCGCCTCAGATCCAGAGCCTGAGTCCTCAGTGGGAGGCGATGATCGACCACGTGGCGAATGAATCACGCCGGTTGGGACTGCGCTTTACGATGCAGAACTGCCCGGGCTGGGCGATGTCGGGCGGTCCTTGGATCACGCCCGATAAGGCGATGCGTCACGTCATTTCAAGTCGTACGGTAGTCAGCGGAGGAGAGCAAGTTTTCCTAGCTCTCGATACGCCTCAGCCTTGTGAAGAGCCTTGGCGGGACTACCGCGATATCGCGGTGCTGGCCTTTCCAACTCCTGAGGGAGATCGTAACAACTGGCTTAGTCCCGTTAAGGTGCGAAGCAATCGAGCGGGTAATTGGAGGGAACTACTTGCAAGAGAAGATGGCGTGTCGGTTCGTCTAGAAGCTGCTGACGAGCCGGTTTGGGTCGAGTTTGAGTTCTCGACCCCTTTGGCAATACGCTCAATCGAGTTACCGCCGGTCGAGTTGCTGATGGCTCGTCGCAACTTCGATCCGGAGACGCGTATCCTGGTCCAAGCAGCAACCGAAAGCGGGTGGGTAGACTTAGCAAATCACTCGGTTCCGCGCGGCACCTGGCAAGATCGTCAACCTGAGTATCCGTTGGTCCTGGCGGTCTCCGACGCGAAGGCTTCTCGGTACCGGATACTCTTCGACAACCAATACCCGATCGATCTGTCCTACCTTAGGCTCTCATCGGCTGCACGAATGCACGACTGGCGTGGGCAGGCCGGGTTTGCGTTGCGAAGTCTGAAGAGGAATGACACTCCCGAGCAGGCGCCGGAAGCCTGGGTTTCACGCAGTTCCATCATCGACCTCAGCGAAAGGGTCGATGATCAAGGTCGACTCACCTGGGAAGCCCCGAGCGGCGATTGGACGATCGTCCGATTTGGGCACGTCAACACAGGCGTAAAGAACAAGCCCGCCCCACCAGAAGCAACCGGTTTTGAGTGCGACAAGCTCTCGCCGGCGGGCGCCGAACAGCACTTCGCCGGATACCTCGGCCGGGTGACTCGTGCCGGTGGGCCGGCAGATCGTGGCCGGCTGCATGGGATGCTGATCGATAGCTGGGAATGCTACACGCAGACCTGGACTCCACTTATGGAGCGAGCATTCGAGGAGCGACAAGGCTATCGGCTCCGCCCCTGGCTGCCTGCACTCGCAGGCTGGGTGATCGACAGTCCCCATGCCTCGGAGCGTTTCCTACGGGACTGGCGCGCCACGATCAGTGATCTGCTCGTGGAGAACTACTTCGGGCGCATGGCGCAGCTATCACGCGATCAGGGCCTGCGAGTCTCCTTCGAGACAGCGCTCGGTGATGTTTCTCCGGGAGACATCCTGGAGTATTTCGGGCGTGCCGACATCCCGATGTGCGAGTTCTGGCAGCCGAACGACCCCCACTACGGCGGCCTCGAGGCAAAGCCGATCGCACCCACCGTCTCCGCAGCCCACATCTACGGAAAACCTCGGATAGCTGCCGAAGCGTTCACGAACATCCCTAACAGGTGGAAGGATCACCCGTTCGCACTGAAGAACTTCGCTGACCGCGCGTTTTCGCAAGGGGTCACACAGCTTGTGTTTCACACCTACACGCACAACCCGAGCGACCTCCCGCCGGGCAGCTCGTTCGGTAGCTCGATAGGGTCGCCGTTCTTGAGAAATCAGACGTGGTGGAAGCACATGCCGCTGTTCACCGAGTACCTTGCACGCTGCCAGCTCATGCTCGAGCAAGGGCAGCCTGTCGCCGATGTGCTCTGGTATTTGGGGGATGACCTCGATCATAAACCGCGGCAAGACACCGCGTTTCCCACGGGCTATCGGTATGACTATCTTAACGCCGACGCGCTCAAGCATAGGATCACCGTGAGCAAGGGGCTGCTTCGGGTTCCTGAAGGGACGGCGTGGCGTGTGCTTTGGCTGGCTCCGGAGCAATGCCGTCGGCTAACGCCCGATACGCTAGAGGCGATTAAGCGGTTGCTCCACGCCGGCGCTACCGTCATTGGCGTCCCGCCAGAATCGAATCCATCGTTGAGCAGATCTTCGCACGCGAACTTGACTTTCGACGCTCTGGTCAATGAGCTTTGGGGCCCGCATCCCAAGGAATCGGGCAGGCGTGCGATAGGCAGCGGGACTCTTCTTTGGGGGGGCGACCTTCGGACGACTCTTGTTGACTTGGGGATTCAGCCTGATGTGGCGGGAGCCCGATCGGCTGTTTGGAACCATCGCGATGTTGGCAGTACTCAGATTTACTTCGTTGCTGCAGATCGCCTGGGGTCGCTGGACGCGAATCTTCGCTTTCGCGCCAAGGGGAGTCCCGAATTCTGGGACCCAATGACGGGACAGGTTCGGCGTGCTGCGGTTTACTGGCAGGGAGAGCATGGAACCACCGTGGCGATGCAACTGCCCGCTGCCGGATCCACCTTCGTGGTCTTTCATCACGAACCTGCTAGCCCAGCCTACACATCGTTCTCCTTCAATGGCAAAGTGTTGGTGGACTCAACGGATACGAGCCGCGTCGATACAGGCAAGCCGTTTCCTCACTTCGGGTTGTCTCAGCACGAGCCGATTCAGCCCTGGATCGACCCGCCCCCACTGGTTGGCTGCATGCTGCCTGATGGCAAGCGGTATATAGCTTGGAATGACGGGATCTATCGCTTCGGTCGCAAGAATCGCGAGGCGTTGGTGCTCTCCATCTCTGGAACGAAGACCATTGGCTTGGAGGAAGATTGGGAGTTGTCGTTCCCGCCAGGATGGGGCGTTCCTGACCGTCTCTTTCTGGATAAGATTCAGCCCTGGTCCGATCTACCTCACGAAGCGGTGAGGCACTTCTCGGGTAGTGCAATTTACAAGATGAATCGGGCAGCTCCGTCGCTTGCGGAAGATGAGCGACTGTGGCTTGATCTGGGGCGTGTTGGTGATATCGCAACCGTAAGCGTCAACGGGGCGGAAGTGGCAACGCTATGGGCCCCCCCCTTTCGAGTTGACATCACCCCCTACGCAAAGGAGGAAAATCTTGAAATCAGCGTGGAGGTAACCAACACCTGGCATAACCGCTTGGTCTACGACGCGATCCAACCTGTTGGCGGGCGTAAGACGTGGACGATCCATCCACCCGATGCCGATTCGGCGTTGACGTGCTCCGGGATCAAGGGCCCGGTAAGCCTTCGTGTCGCGAAGGTTGTCGACCTACCCGCCGGGCCGTGA
- the xcpT_10 gene encoding Type II secretion system protein G precursor, with protein sequence MMSHHLACESAEVLSRNILGREMHTARSPLSASRGQSKGFTLVELLVVIAIIGILVALLLPAVQAAREAARRTQCSNQLRQLGIACQNYVDSNRVFPPANGKLSPQEEKRNARDSGNWSHLAFLTPYVELDAVRDIFDPNFAYDRQTQEVRDFIDTTPIEEFKCPSYARTQPIITGDFGSGGEFEDLGTATHYPAILGANTDAYPDTDIPNYCGRGNRIDETSPYEMLEGTGAGRCHNGGEGKVATNGVITFEGKVGFRKITDGSSHTAIMAEYAFGDPSEQRIRGWWIGAATTWFYNSHNLTYPINSNPQPGPLRNDVGFGSEHPGGCHFALADGSVRFINEDVELRTLYAYASRSGGEVGTDQ encoded by the coding sequence ATGATGTCCCACCATCTAGCCTGCGAGTCGGCAGAAGTCCTGAGCCGAAACATACTCGGCCGGGAAATGCATACAGCCAGGAGCCCGCTTTCCGCTTCCCGAGGCCAATCTAAAGGCTTCACTTTGGTCGAGCTCTTGGTAGTGATCGCCATCATCGGGATCCTGGTGGCGCTGCTACTGCCCGCCGTCCAGGCAGCGCGTGAAGCGGCGCGGCGGACGCAATGCTCCAACCAACTACGCCAGCTGGGGATCGCTTGCCAGAACTACGTTGACTCGAACCGAGTCTTTCCTCCGGCAAATGGTAAACTCTCGCCCCAAGAAGAGAAGCGCAACGCGCGGGACTCTGGTAACTGGAGCCATCTCGCCTTCTTGACTCCCTACGTTGAACTAGACGCTGTCAGAGACATCTTCGATCCCAACTTCGCCTACGACAGGCAAACTCAGGAAGTGCGTGACTTCATTGACACCACTCCGATCGAAGAGTTCAAGTGCCCCTCCTACGCCCGAACACAGCCGATTATCACGGGCGATTTTGGTAGCGGTGGGGAATTTGAAGACCTTGGGACCGCGACGCATTATCCCGCCATCCTTGGTGCCAACACCGACGCCTACCCCGATACGGACATCCCGAACTACTGCGGCCGTGGCAACCGCATTGATGAGACCAGCCCTTACGAGATGCTTGAAGGTACTGGAGCCGGCCGTTGCCACAATGGCGGAGAGGGAAAGGTGGCGACAAACGGCGTGATTACTTTTGAAGGCAAGGTCGGATTCAGAAAGATCACGGACGGCTCGAGCCACACCGCCATCATGGCAGAGTACGCATTCGGGGATCCGAGTGAGCAGCGAATACGCGGCTGGTGGATAGGAGCCGCTACAACCTGGTTCTACAACTCTCACAACCTGACGTACCCGATCAACAGCAACCCGCAGCCCGGGCCGCTAAGGAACGATGTCGGCTTCGGTTCTGAACACCCGGGTGGGTGCCACTTCGCTCTCGCTGACGGCTCGGTCAGGTTCATTAACGAAGACGTTGAGCTGAGGACGCTCTATGCCTACGCAAGCCGCTCTGGGGGTGAGGTCGGTACCGACCAATAG
- a CDS encoding RNA polymerase sigma factor: MDKPQAQPGSIADQQRYELFVRNLLEHEPRVRAFLRGLLPSWQDAAEVTQEASLVAWRKFSDFEEGTSFGGWFLTIARYEAMAYRRRQARSPLVFSDAVWDLLAEETTEAEEEQVRHRQLESCLDTLDSRQRELLMKVYSSGVVMREVAKQYGKSEQAFYKVVQRLRASLLKCISKAKAMEGCDV; this comes from the coding sequence ATGGACAAGCCCCAGGCACAACCCGGCTCAATAGCGGACCAGCAGAGGTACGAGCTGTTCGTACGGAATTTGCTGGAGCACGAGCCACGAGTACGGGCATTCCTGAGGGGCCTGCTGCCAAGTTGGCAGGATGCGGCCGAGGTGACGCAGGAAGCTAGCTTGGTGGCGTGGCGCAAATTTTCGGACTTTGAGGAGGGGACCTCGTTCGGCGGCTGGTTCCTGACCATCGCTCGGTACGAAGCCATGGCCTACCGTCGTCGCCAAGCGAGGTCGCCACTCGTGTTTTCCGACGCGGTTTGGGATCTCCTGGCAGAAGAGACCACGGAAGCAGAGGAAGAGCAGGTGCGGCACAGGCAGCTTGAGAGCTGCCTGGACACACTCGACTCAAGGCAGCGTGAACTGCTCATGAAGGTTTACTCGTCGGGTGTGGTTATGCGTGAAGTTGCAAAACAGTACGGCAAAAGCGAGCAAGCGTTCTACAAGGTAGTTCAACGTCTCCGCGCGTCTCTCCTCAAGTGCATCTCAAAAGCGAAGGCTATGGAGGGCTGTGATGTCTGA